From Scylla paramamosain isolate STU-SP2022 unplaced genomic scaffold, ASM3559412v1 Contig1, whole genome shotgun sequence, a single genomic window includes:
- the LOC135095636 gene encoding DNA damage-inducible transcript 4-like protein — MLRVMRPNTYKVYMSPVTSEFYDFAGERDEAAAALLARHLLNLLDRARRTKLRSMATPAFAHAHTHTHSKSHSGSVSQWLHKLIPGSDTVNVYFPEDFLSRVVRDVLRMTEGEAKGLRGCTLCVELWDGGKRVVLGKIVCDAQVKSSYTLYVRLVRGAAPEDPAGFRIFNTSIYEPIYVSPGYQLEKEKRHR, encoded by the exons ATGCTGCGTGTGATGAGACCAAATACCTACAAGGTGTATATGTCGCCTGTTACATCTG aattttACGATTTTGCGGGGGAAAGAGATGAGGCAGCAGCGGCCCTCCTTGCCAGACACCTCTTGAATCTGCTAGACAGGGCAAGACGGACCAAACTCCGCTCAATGGCTACTCCCGCTTTtgcccacgcacacacgcacacacactcgaaG AGTCACAGCGGGTCCGTGTCACAGTGGCTTCACAAACTGATCCCCGGCAGCGACACAGTCAACGTTTATTTTCCCGAAGATTTCTTGTCCCGCGTAGTGAGAGACGTGCTGAGGATGACTGAGGGAGAAGCTAAGGGACTGAG GGGCTGTACGCTGTGTGTGGAGCTGTGGGACGGTGGAAAGCGGGTTGTGTTGGGAAAGATAGTGTGTGATGCTCAAGTGAAGTCCTCCTACACGCTCTATGTGAGGCTGGTGAGAGGCGCCGCTCCAGAAGACCCTGCTGgcttcag AATATTTAACACCAGCATTTACGAACCAATTTACGTGAGTCCCGGGTATCAACTcgaaaaggagaagagacacagatag